From the genome of Colletotrichum higginsianum IMI 349063 chromosome 4, whole genome shotgun sequence, one region includes:
- a CDS encoding ABC transporter has protein sequence MSCPTFSDWAFGPRVHTECRSFDFTLQFEDVLFACLPSALFLLLAPSRVARLLRRPVAFQTSSRLLASKLLTPHCKVATTTLLAFQLAFLALRCQTSQFQTPASVAADVLTPVATLTVLLLSVLNHQRSPRPSTLLSLYLSASIILGIARVRTLWLFSVRGPLPAIATVVLGFTLVVLVLESLEAKKRLAASDPPPDGKHASPEQSSGFWSRTCFAWLATTFYLGYSKVISLGDLPRLDSSMESRVLHRSLAVTWDKYDHQSRHSLIKACFRGYLLPFLAPVIPRLCLTVFTFAQPFLIKTTVTFVGNESPDANYGRGLIGAWVLVYLGIAVSNSVYQYHNLRFTTRLRGGLIALVYQHAVHTRDVDTGDITAVALMGTDVERIFEAMSMFHMTWGSLLDIAVASWLLGLQLSLACLAPIVLVLIFIAAMSKISVASRTAQMRWIEKIQERLRVTTTVLGEMKAVKMLGLTDVMSTTIQRLRTDEINTSKSFRKLLVATLLLFPDGQPSALTPINLAPIVTFAVYVIISVFWKNETLLPAQAFASIALIGLLTTPVVMFIQMLPMIVQSFACFDRIQDFCNYGPRPATLDGQRSTFNSPSSTDINLVPLTTGGGSKPAVSSHQPCAVSFRGNSFGWKKHQAVLHDLTVDIPRNAVTVVVGPVGSGKSSFLGAILGELVPMSPPTAAPAVGNFPERGGVAYCSQSPWLENGTVRQNILGVSLYDQKWYDAVISACGLEPDLQALQKGDYTLVGSKGVNLSGGQKQRIALARAVYSRQKMVVLDDVFSGMDAHTAKHVSNCLLGTDGLLRRQRATIIIATHSHELMAVADFIICLDDGRVQELGNPTVLVQSQGYTSRLGLKLSSDGVVEKVQEESNESVIPMEQTATPTNENENHQDQTTHTDIRRKNGEKAVYEYYLKNAGWKAVTLYSVSVVMWIFFSEFSTVWVKWWSEANSVEANTSVGYYLGIYAVFGALGTLGASLAAWFAFLDIITNTALKLHSDLLKTTMAASFRFLTTTDNGEILNRFSEDMQLLDMDLPSNLVNYTSTAISILAKLVILAVFSQYLGIALPFIATVVYFLQRFYLQTSRQIRLLGIEAKAPLYTHFSESVAGGATIRAFGWQARYQERNYHRIDSSQKPSYVQSCIQAWLTFVLNLVVAVLAVVLVGVVVTWHDKFSAGSVGVSLVMVIGFSEVLARLIQSWTKLESSVGAVARVRRFVAETEAEQTAGKERLSGDWPHSGAVNFSNVVASYGPDAEPILKGVSLSVEAGAHVAICGRSGSGKTSLILSLLQMTDVKEGKIEIDGVDVSTLVPSELRSCINVVSQDPFLMPGTIQFNVDPLSAVSDDDDARITQALDRVGLSRHVQEQGGLGAEMDDKAWSAGQKQLLCMARAMLRQCKLLILDEAMSSVDSETEAVMQDVVDNEFRGCTVLAVMHRLKHVSRYDAVVLLGDGEVLEMGEPSSLIAGGGRFAELYRMNSN, from the exons ATGTCCTGTCCGACCTTCAGCGACTGGGCGTTTGGGCCGCGAGTCCATACAGAGTGCCGTTCTTTTGACTTCACTCTACAGTTTGAGGATGTTCTTTTTGCATGCTTGCCATCTGCATTGTTTCTTCTGCTTGCCCCATCGAGAGTTGCCCGGCTGCTTCGACGGCCCGTTGCTTTCCAGACTTCATCCAGGCTGTTGGCCAGCAAGTTG CTAACTCCCCATTGCAaggtggcgacgacgacactTCTTGCCTTTCAGTTGGCCTTCCTGGCTTTGCGCTGCCAGACCTCACAATTCCAGACTCCTGcgtccgtcgccgccgatgttTTGACTCCCGTCGCCACGCTTACAGTCCTGCTGCTGTCTGTCCTGAACCATCAAAGATCGCCTCGACCCTCGACCCTCCTCAGCCTCTATCTCTCGGCATCCATCATACTTGGCATTGCCCGTGTCCGGACACTATGGCTTTTCTCTGTGCGCGGCCCTTTGCCAGCCATCGCCACAGTCGTGTTGGGTTTCACACTGGTGGTGCTCGTGCTAGAGTCTCtcgaggcgaagaagagacTCGCCGCGTCCGATCCCCCTCCCGACGGCAAACATGCATCTCCCGAGCAGAGCAGCGGGTTCTGGTCGAGGACTTGCTTTGCGTGGCTGGCGACAACCTTTTATTTGGGGTATTCCAAAGTCATATCCCTCGGCGACTTACCAAGACTCGATTCAAGCATGGAGAGTCGTGTTCTTCACCGAAGCTTGGCCGTTACATGGGACAAAT ATGACCACCAAAGTCGCCATAGTCTCATTAAGGCTTGCTTCAGGGGGTACCTTTTGCCCTTCCTGGCTCCTGTCATCCCCCGGCTCTGTCTGACAGTCTTCACATTCGCGCAACCATTTCTCATAAAGACGACCGTAACCTTTGTGGGTAACGAGAGCCCAGACGCCAACTACGGCAGAGGCCTTATTGGGGCCTGGGTTTTGGTGTACCTGGGCATCGCGGTTAGCAACTCAGTCTACCAGTACCACAACCTTCGCTTTACCACCAGGCTTCGAGGAGGGCTGATTGCGCTTGTCTACCAACATGCCGTCCACACAAGAGACGTCGACACTGGAGACATCACGGCGGTAGCCCTGATGGGGACAGATGTTGAACGCATCTTTGAAGCCATGTCCATGTTCCACATGACCTGGGGTTCGCTGCTTGATATTGCTGTTGCCAGCTGGCTCCTCGGACTGCAGCTATCCCTCGCCTGCCTGGCACCAATTGTCCTTGTATTGA TTTTCATCGCTGCAATGTCAAAAATCTCCGTGGCCAGCAGAACAGCGCAGATGCGGTGGATCGAGAAGATCCAGGAACGCCTTCGTGTCACAACGACGGTGCTCGGCGAGATGAAGGCCGTGAAGATGCTCGGGCTCACAGATGTCATGTCGACAACGATTCAGAGACTGCGAACTGACGAGATCAACACCTCAAAGTCTTTCCGGAAGCTGCTCGTGGCTACTCTATTGCTCT TTCCTGACGGGCAGCCCTCAGCGCTCACTCCTATCAATCTTGCTCCCATTGTTACCTTTGCCGTCTACGTCATCATCTCCGTCTTCTGGAAGAACGAGACTCTTTTACCCGCGCAAGCCTTCGCCTCCATCGCATTGATTGGGCTCTTGACCACGCCCGTTGTCATGTTCATCCAGATGCTGCCTATGATTGTCCAGTCGTTTGCATGCTTCGACCGCATCCAGGACTTTTGCAACTACGGCCCCCGACCTGCAACTCTCGATGGACAAAGAAGCACCTTCaactcgccgtcctcgaccgaTATCAACCTTGTTCCACTGACGACCGGGGGCGGCAGCAAGCCAGCAGTCTCCTCGCACCAGCCGTGTGCCGTCTCGTTTAGAGGGAATAGTTTTGGCTGGAAGAAGCACCAGGCTGTGCTTCACGACCTCACCGTTGACATCCCTCGAAACGCGGTGACTGTTGTTGTCGGTCCCGTGGGAAGCGGCAAGTCATCCTTCCTTGGCGCAATACTGGGCGAGTTGGTACCCATGTCTCCTCCTACTGCCGCGCCGGCCGTTGGAAACTTTCCTGAAAGAGGTGGCGTGGCATATTGCTCACAGAGCCCATGGCTTGAGAATGGGACGGTTCGGCAAAACATACTCGGCGTTTCGCTTTACGACCAGAAGTGGTACGATGCTGTAATCTCAGCCTGCGGTCTTGAACCCGATCTACAAGCGTTGCAGAAGGGAGACTACACACTTGTTGGTAGCAAAGGTGTCAACCTCAGCGGCGGCCAAAAACAGCGCATC GCTCTTGCTCGAGCTGTCTACTCGAGGCAGAAGATGGTTGTCCTCGACGATGTCTTCAGCGGCATGGATGCCCACACGGCTAAACATGTCTCGAACTGTCTGCTTGGCACAGATGGTCTTTTGCGTAGACAACGCGCAACGATCATCATCGCAACGCATAGCC ATGAACtcatggccgtcgccgacttTATCATCTGCCTCGACGATGGCAGGGTGCAAGAACTCGGCAACCCCACAGTCCTCGTGCAAAGTCAAGGCTATACGAGCAGGCTCGGGCTGAAGTTATCATCTGACGGTGTGGTGGAGAAGGTACAGGAAGAGTCTAATGAGTCTGTGATTCCCATGGAACAGACAGCCACGCCAAccaacgagaacgagaaccACCAAGACCAAACGACTCATACCGATATCCGACGCAAGAACGGGGAGAAGGCAGTTTACGAGTACTACTTGAAGAATGCCGGCTGGAAGGCGGTCACCCTCTACTCGGTTTCAGTCGTCATGTGGATCTTCTTTTCCGAGTTCTCTA CCGTCTGGGTCAAATGGTGGTCCGAAGCCAATTCCGTCGAGGCCAACACGAGTGTGGGATACTACTTGGGCATCTACGCCGTGTttggcgccctcggcacTCTGGGAGCTTCCTTGGCTGCCTGGTTTGCATTCCTCGACATCATAACCAACACGGCTCTCAAGCTGCACTCAGACCTTCTCAAGACTACCATGGC AGCATCCTTCCGTTTCCTGACCACAACCGACAACGGCGAGATTCTCAATAG GTTCAGTGAAGACATGCAGCTTCTGGATATGGACCTGCCGTCCAACCTGGTGAATTACACCTCCA CGGCCATATCCATCTTGGCCAAACTCGTTAttctcgccgtcttctcccaaTATCTCGGCATTGCCCTTCCTTTCATCGCCACCGTTGTCTATTTTCTGCAACGCTTCTACCTTCAGACGTCTCGCCAGATCCGTCTTCTGGGGATCGAAGCCAAGGCGCCCTTGTACACCCACTTCTCTGAATCCGTGGCTGGAGGCGCAACCATTCGTGCCTTTGGATGGCAAGCCCGGTACCAGGAGCGTAACTATCACCGCATCGACTCGTCCCAGAAACCAAGCTACGTTCAAAGCTGCATTCAGGCGTGGCTCACGTTTGTTCTCAACCTGGTTGTGGCTGTgcttgccgtcgtcctcgtggGTGTGGTTGTTACCTGGCACGACAAGTTCAGTGCCGGGAGCGTTGGTGTCAGCCTTGTCATGGTCATTGGATTCAGTGAGGTGTTGGCACGCCTGATCCAGAGTTGGACTAAGCTTGAGTCCAGCGTGGGGGCTGTTGCAAGAGTCAGACGGTTCGTAGCAGAGACCGAAGCGGAGCAAACTGCCGGCAAGGAGCGGTTATCTGGGGACTGGCCTCATAGCGGGGCTGTCAACTTCTCCAACGTGGTGGCGTCTTATGG CCCTGATGCCGAACCCATACTCAAGGGAGTATCGCTATCAGTGGAGGCCGGTGCCCACGTTGCGATCTGTGGTCGCTCAGGCAGCGGCAAGACGTCGCTTATCCTCAGCCTGCTACAGATGACAGAcgtcaaggaaggcaagATTGAGATTGATGGTGTCGATGTATCAACCCTGGTGCCATCGGAGCTTCGTTCCTGCATCAATGTTGTTTCCCAAGATCCTTTTCTCATGCCGGGGACTATCCAATTCAACGTTGATCCGTTAAGCGCCGTttccgacgacgacgacgcgagGATCACCCAAGCTCTTGACAGAGTTGGCCTTTCGAGACATGTTCAAGAGCAAGGCGGCTTGGGCGCGGAGATGGACGACAAAGCTTGGTCGGCCGGTCAGAAGCAGCTTCTCTGCATGGCCAGGGCCATGCTTCGGCAGTGCAAGCTTTTGATTCTGGACGAGGCCATGAGCAG TGTTGATAGCGAGACCGAGGCGGTTATGCAGGATGTTGTCGACAATGAGTTCCGTGGCTGCACTGTTTTGGCTGTCATGCACAGGCTCAAGCACGTCTCGCGGTACGACGCAGTAGTGCTTCTTGGTGACGGCGAAGTCTTGGAGATGGGAGAGCCGTCTTCACTGATTGCGGGAGGTGGCCGGTTTGCTGAGCTATACAGGATGAACTCGAACTGA